ATGCCTGAGCGAATTCGCCACATTCTCGAGATGATCCGTTTCAGCCACACGGTCTTCGCGATGCCGTTTGCCGTGCTGGCCACGATCATGGCGTGGTGCCTGCCGACTCCGAGCGGCGAGAGTGTCACACTCACCTGGCAAACCTGCCTCGGGATTGTGTTGTGCATGGTCTTCGCTCGCAGCGCTGCCATGGCGTTCAACCGCCTGGTAGACCGGAAAATTGATGCCGAGAATCCACGCACCGCCTCACGGCATATACCTGCGGGGCTCCTGTCGGTTCAAAGCGTTGTCCTATTTACCTTGGCCTGCAGTCTCGGCTTCGTCGCTTCGACACTCCTATTTTGGCCCAATTGGTTGCCGCTAGCGCTTTCAATTCCGGTATTGGCGTTTTTGTGCGGCTACAGCTATACGAAACGTTTCACTTCGCTGGCCCACTATTGGCTCGGAATTTCGCTGATGCTCGCCCCCATTTGTGCTTGGGTGGCGATTCGTGGTCAGGTCGTTTTGCAGCATCCGACCGACATTTTGCCTGCAGTAATGCTGGGACTGGGTGTCCTTTTTTGGGTCGCTGGATTTGACATTATTTATGCCTGCCAAGATGCCGAATTCGATCGCGATGCGAAACTTCGCAGCGTGCCGGCGAAATACGGTGTTCCAGGAGCCCTAAGAATTGCCGCCGTTAGCCACCTTCTGGCTGTGCTGTCATTTGCGATCCTCCCCTTCACTGCCCCACTTTTGGGCGTGATTTATTGGCTGGGACTCGCGGCGGTTGCTGGCTTACTGTTCTACGAACATGCTCTCGTTCGCCCGTCAGACCTCTCGAAGGTGAACTTGGCATTTTTTCATGTGAACACGATCATTGGCCTCGGAGTGCTGATTTTCACCAGCATCGACCTGCTTTGGAATTGACCCGCCTTGCAGGGAAAGTGGCAAACGACGACCATAAAGGTTATCGATCGCCCGAACTGTGCGGTTTCAATCGTAAGCTAACCGTTCTTACACCTTCATTGGATCAAGCGACCTGGAATGATTCGAGCAGACAAAATCACGTTGGATACCATCGGTAAGAAGGTCGAGAACGGCGAACGTTTGAACCTGGATGAAGGGGTCTACCTCTACAACGACGACGTTCCATTGAACGAAGTCGCCGAGTTGGCCAACATGGTTCGCGAACGGAAGAACGGGAACTTCGCGTACTACAACATCAACACGCACTTAAACCCGACCAACATCTGCGTTTACCGCTGCAACTTCTGCGCATTCCGAGCGGACCTGCGAGATCCACGTGGTTACGTCATGAGCGACGAGCAGATCTTGGCTCGTGGCCAGGAAGCGGTCGACAACGGTTGCACCGAGATGCACATTGTCGGCGGCCTGCACCACCAGAAGAAGTTTGACTGGTACGTCAACATGGTGCGAATCCTGCACGACGCCTTCCCGAAGCTACACTTAAAGGCCTGGACTGCGGTTGAGATCAATTGGTTCGAGTTCCTCACCAAGAAGTCAGTTCGTGAAGTCTTGCAAGAGTTGAAGGATGCTGGCCTCGGCAGCATGCCCGGGGGTGGTGCCGAGATCTTCCACCGTGAAGTGCGCGACCAAATCTGTGAACACAAGGCCGACACCGGCAAATGGCACGAGATCCATCGCACCGCGCACGAGATGGGAATCAAGACAAACGCGACAATGCTGTATGGCCACATCGAGAACGCCTATCACCGCATCGACCATCTGATTCGTCTCCGCGAAACGCAAGATGTTAGCGGTGGCTTCCAGACGTTCATCCCTCTGGCCTTCCACCCCGACAACACCGAACTCGCTGAACTCAAGAAGCTTAAGAAGCCGTCCGGCTTGATGGACCTACGGACGATGGCCATCTCGCGATTGATGCTCGATAACTTCCAGCACATCAAGGCCTACTGGATCATGCTCGGCCTGGGAACGGCTCAAACGGCCCTTTCGTACGGTGCAGATGATATCGATGGCACCGTGCGGCACGAGTTGATCTATCACGATGCG
The Blastopirellula marina genome window above contains:
- the mqnE gene encoding aminofutalosine synthase MqnE, producing MIRADKITLDTIGKKVENGERLNLDEGVYLYNDDVPLNEVAELANMVRERKNGNFAYYNINTHLNPTNICVYRCNFCAFRADLRDPRGYVMSDEQILARGQEAVDNGCTEMHIVGGLHHQKKFDWYVNMVRILHDAFPKLHLKAWTAVEINWFEFLTKKSVREVLQELKDAGLGSMPGGGAEIFHREVRDQICEHKADTGKWHEIHRTAHEMGIKTNATMLYGHIENAYHRIDHLIRLRETQDVSGGFQTFIPLAFHPDNTELAELKKLKKPSGLMDLRTMAISRLMLDNFQHIKAYWIMLGLGTAQTALSYGADDIDGTVRHELIYHDAGATTPEAMSVDDIRRLIEEAGREPIERDTVYNRVIRDPHNMSEWTTGEPVEAG
- a CDS encoding UbiA-like polyprenyltransferase, which codes for MPERIRHILEMIRFSHTVFAMPFAVLATIMAWCLPTPSGESVTLTWQTCLGIVLCMVFARSAAMAFNRLVDRKIDAENPRTASRHIPAGLLSVQSVVLFTLACSLGFVASTLLFWPNWLPLALSIPVLAFLCGYSYTKRFTSLAHYWLGISLMLAPICAWVAIRGQVVLQHPTDILPAVMLGLGVLFWVAGFDIIYACQDAEFDRDAKLRSVPAKYGVPGALRIAAVSHLLAVLSFAILPFTAPLLGVIYWLGLAAVAGLLFYEHALVRPSDLSKVNLAFFHVNTIIGLGVLIFTSIDLLWN